The following proteins come from a genomic window of Carassius gibelio isolate Cgi1373 ecotype wild population from Czech Republic chromosome B8, carGib1.2-hapl.c, whole genome shotgun sequence:
- the LOC127963583 gene encoding rho-related GTP-binding protein RhoA-A-like, with the protein MAAIRKKLVIVGDGACGKTCLLIVFSKDQFPEVYVPTVFENYVADIEVDSKQVELALWDTAGQEDYDRLRPLSYPDTDVILMCFSIDSPDSLENIPEKWTPEVKHFCPNVPIILVGNKKDLRNDDHTRRELQKMKQEPVKPEEGRDMANRINAFGYLECSAKTKDGVREVFEMATRAALQAKKRGKKNPCVLI; encoded by the exons ATGGCTGCAATTCGTAAGAAGCTTGTAATCGTTGGGGATGGAGCATGTGGAAAAACGTGTTTACTCATCGTTTTCAGCAAAGACCAGTTTCCTGAGGTCTACGTACCCACCGTGTTCGAGAACTATGTTGCTGATATTGAGGTGGACAGCAAACAG GTGGAACTGGCTCTGTGGGATACAGCTGGACAAGAGGACTATGACAGACTGAGGCCCCTGTCCTACCCAGACACTGATGTCATCCTCATGTGCTTTTCCATAGACAGTCCTGACAGTTTGG AGAATATTCCAGAAAAATGGACACCGGAGGTAAAACATTTCTGTCCAAATGTGCCAATAATTCTGGTGGGTAATAAAAAAGATTTACGGAATGATGATCACACTCGACGGGAGCTACAGAAGATGAAACAG GAACCAGTTAAACCAGAGGAAGGGCGAGACATGGCTAATCGCATCAATGCCTTCGGCTACCTGGAGTGTTCAGCTAAAACTAAGGACGGCGTGAGGGAAGTGTTCGAAATGGCCACAAGAGCGGCGCTCCAAGCCAAAAAACGTGGCAAGAAGAATCCCTGCGTTTTGATATAG
- the ndufb11 gene encoding NADH dehydrogenase [ubiquinone] 1 beta subcomplex subunit 11, mitochondrial has translation MASRLSRIWPTLSRVRLSSALGSRCVSQTPSSSASGAAVASDLQPLSPAAQDSHGHAEVSPFEKNPDFHGFHHHDSFVDEWNMRLAFFFGISVAIVVGGTFIHYLPDHGMRQWARREAERLIKQREAEGLPLMTENYYDPSTIVLPSSGEE, from the exons ATGGCTTCACGCCTGAGCCGGATCTGGCCCACCCTGTCTCGGGTTCGGTTGAGCTCGGCTCTCGGGAGCCGTTGTGTGTCGCAGACGCCGAGCTCCAGTGCGTCTGGAGCGGCGGTGGCGTCTGATCTGCAGCCCTTGTCTCCCGCTGCTCAGGACAGTCATGGACACGCAGAGGTCAGCCCGTTTGAGAAG AATCCAGATTTCCATGGCTTCCATCATCATGACTCTTTTGTGGATGAATGGAACATGAGGTTGGCATTTTTCTTTGGCATTTCTGTGGCTATTGTTGTTGGAGGGACTTTCATCCACTATTTACCAGATCATGG tatGAGGCAGTGGGCTCGCCGGGAAGCTGAAAGGTTGATCAAACAGAGGGAAGCCGAGGGTCTTCCCCTCATGACTGAAAATTATTACGATCCCAGCACGATTGTTCTGCCATCCTCTGGAGAGGAATAG
- the LOC127963575 gene encoding differentially expressed in FDCP 6 homolog isoform X2 has product MDLRSELLKSIWYAFTALDVEKSGKVSKSQLKVLSHNLYTVLCIPHDPAALEEHFRDDDDGPVSSQGYMPYLNKYILDKVVEGTFIKENVDELCWTLTAKKNYRPEGKCVLPGKDAFRLWCLFIFLSEDRYPLVMVPDEVEYLLKKLCMAMSVELNCVELEDFISQDSVQQNGFIVWAFLEMMNSGKLTRGIAKETISMAIEEVYREIVGDVLKEGYLWKKGQLRRNWIERWFTLQPSTLIYFTSEDRKDRKGNIQLDGNCCVEVLPDRDGKRCMFCLKTLSKTYELSASDTKQRQEWTTAIQTAIRLQVEGKTSLHKDLKQKRREQREQREKRREAKEQELQRLRALQEERERKMAELELLKEAQRQAQALLEQDELRRRQQHEQLQQALEIQLKEAEEARASMQAEMALKEAEAERQRKRIKELEAMQQRLEEALQQEIKARQDEEAFRYAQARLLAEEEEKMKALMSLREEQEEYIQRAQREKQELKQEMESKSRSLEEAQMQLEEVRANRHRVDQDVVAAQRKLRQASTNVKHWNVQMNRLMHPIGPGEKRPSGSGSFSSFRVPSQKDSGLRLRQKSDEQDEESKENVESRGGCESDKRLSTNGDMEIP; this is encoded by the exons ATGGACTTGCGCTCAGAACTGCTCAAGTCCATTTGGTACGCTTTCACCGCTCTAGATGTGGAGAAGAGTGGaaaggtgtccaagtctcaactcAAG GTCTTGTCTCATAATCTTTACACAGTTCTGTGTATCCCACACGACCCAGCGGCTCTCGAGGAACACTTCAGAGATGATGACGATGGTCCAGTGTCCAGTCAGGGATACATGCCCTACCTCAACAAATACATCCTGGACAAG GTGGTGGAAGGCACGTTCATCAAAGAGAATGTGGACGAGCTCTGCTGGACTCTTACTGCCAAGAAGAACTATCGACCAGAGGGAAAGTGCGTTTTACCTGGAAAAGACGCCTTCCGGCTCTGGTGTCTGTTCATATTTCTCTCGGAGGACAGATATCCTCTGGTCATGGTCCCTGATGAG GTTGAATATTTACTGAAGAAGTTGTGCATGGCTATGAGCGTTGAGCTGAACTGTGTTGAACTGGAAGACTTTATTTCCCAAGATTCTGTTCAGCAGAACGGCTTCATTGTATGGGCCTTTCTGGAGATGATGAATTCTGGGAAACTAACGAGGGGCATTGCCAAAGAAACCATCAGTATGGCCATAGAGGAGGTGTACCGGGAAATAGTGGGTGATGTGTTGAAAGAG GGATATCTGTGGAAGAAAGGTCAGTTGAGAAGAAACTGGATTGAACGTTGGTTCACCCTCCAACCCAGCACTTTAATTTACTTCACTAGCGAGGACCGCAAAGACCGCAAAGGCAACATTCAGCTCGATGGAAACTGCTGTGTAGAG GTTCTTCCTGACAGAGATGGGAAGAGGTGTATGTTCTGTCTGAAGACGCTCAGCAAGACCTATGAACTCAGTGCATCTGACACCAAACAGAGGCAGGAGTGGACTACAG CAATCCAAACAGCCATCCGGCTGCAAGTGGAGGGTAAAACTTCTCTTCATAAGGACCTAAAGCAGAAACGGCGTGAGCAGCGGgaacagagagagaagaggagggaGGCGAAGGAGCAGGAGCTGCAGCGCTTACGGGCCCTGCAGGAGGAGCGCGAGAGGAAGATGGCAGAGCTGGAGCTGCTGAAGGAGGCGCAGAGGCAGGCGCAGGCGCTGCTGGAGCAGGACGAACTCCGCAGACGACAGCAACACGAACAACTCCAGCAGGCCCTGGAGATCCAACTCAAAGAGGCTGAAGAg GCGCGGGCGAGCATGCAGGCTGAGATGGCGCTGAAGGAGGCTGAGGCTGAGAGACAGAGAAAACGAATCAAAGAACTGGAGGCCATGCAGCAGCGGCTGGAGGAGGCGTTACAACAGGAAATCAAAGCCAGGCAGGACGAAGAGGCCTTCCGCTACGCACAGGCTCG GCTACTGgctgaggaagaggagaagaTGAAGGCCCTTATGTCTCTCCGTGAGGAGCAGGAGGAATATATCCAGCGTGCCCAGCGGGAGAAACAAGAGCTCAAACAGGAAATGGAAAGTAAGTCTCGATCTCTGGAGGAGGCACAGATGCAGCTGGAGGAGGTCAGAGCCAATCGCCACCGAGTGGACCAGGATGTGGTG GCTGCTCAAAGGAAGCTTCGTCAGGCCAGCACCAATGTTAAACACTGGAATGTTCAGATGAACAGATTAATGCATCCAATTGGACCAGGAG AAAAGCGGCCCTCAGGAAGCGGATCTTTTTCCAGCTTTCGCGTCCCTTCGCAGAAGGATTCAGGACTACGTTTGAGGCAGAAATCAGATGAGCAGGATGAGGAAAGCAAAGAAAACGTGGAAAGCAGAGGAGGGTGTGAATCTGACAAGCGTTTGTCTACAAATGGAGATATGGAAATACCTTAA
- the LOC127963575 gene encoding differentially expressed in FDCP 6 homolog isoform X1, whose translation MDLRSELLKSIWYAFTALDVEKSGKVSKSQLKVLSHNLYTVLCIPHDPAALEEHFRDDDDGPVSSQGYMPYLNKYILDKVVEGTFIKENVDELCWTLTAKKNYRPEGKCVLPGKDAFRLWCLFIFLSEDRYPLVMVPDEVEYLLKKLCMAMSVELNCVELEDFISQDSVQQNGFIVWAFLEMMNSGKLTRGIAKETISMAIEEVYREIVGDVLKEGYLWKKGQLRRNWIERWFTLQPSTLIYFTSEDRKDRKGNIQLDGNCCVEVLPDRDGKRCMFCLKTLSKTYELSASDTKQRQEWTTAIQTAIRLQVEGKTSLHKDLKQKRREQREQREKRREAKEQELQRLRALQEERERKMAELELLKEAQRQAQALLEQDELRRRQQHEQLQQALEIQLKEAEEARASMQAEMALKEAEAERQRKRIKELEAMQQRLEEALQQEIKARQDEEAFRYAQARLLAEEEEKMKALMSLREEQEEYIQRAQREKQELKQEMESKSRSLEEAQMQLEEVRANRHRVDQDVVAAQRKLRQASTNVKHWNVQMNRLMHPIGPGGTHITLGLEKRPSGSGSFSSFRVPSQKDSGLRLRQKSDEQDEESKENVESRGGCESDKRLSTNGDMEIP comes from the exons ATGGACTTGCGCTCAGAACTGCTCAAGTCCATTTGGTACGCTTTCACCGCTCTAGATGTGGAGAAGAGTGGaaaggtgtccaagtctcaactcAAG GTCTTGTCTCATAATCTTTACACAGTTCTGTGTATCCCACACGACCCAGCGGCTCTCGAGGAACACTTCAGAGATGATGACGATGGTCCAGTGTCCAGTCAGGGATACATGCCCTACCTCAACAAATACATCCTGGACAAG GTGGTGGAAGGCACGTTCATCAAAGAGAATGTGGACGAGCTCTGCTGGACTCTTACTGCCAAGAAGAACTATCGACCAGAGGGAAAGTGCGTTTTACCTGGAAAAGACGCCTTCCGGCTCTGGTGTCTGTTCATATTTCTCTCGGAGGACAGATATCCTCTGGTCATGGTCCCTGATGAG GTTGAATATTTACTGAAGAAGTTGTGCATGGCTATGAGCGTTGAGCTGAACTGTGTTGAACTGGAAGACTTTATTTCCCAAGATTCTGTTCAGCAGAACGGCTTCATTGTATGGGCCTTTCTGGAGATGATGAATTCTGGGAAACTAACGAGGGGCATTGCCAAAGAAACCATCAGTATGGCCATAGAGGAGGTGTACCGGGAAATAGTGGGTGATGTGTTGAAAGAG GGATATCTGTGGAAGAAAGGTCAGTTGAGAAGAAACTGGATTGAACGTTGGTTCACCCTCCAACCCAGCACTTTAATTTACTTCACTAGCGAGGACCGCAAAGACCGCAAAGGCAACATTCAGCTCGATGGAAACTGCTGTGTAGAG GTTCTTCCTGACAGAGATGGGAAGAGGTGTATGTTCTGTCTGAAGACGCTCAGCAAGACCTATGAACTCAGTGCATCTGACACCAAACAGAGGCAGGAGTGGACTACAG CAATCCAAACAGCCATCCGGCTGCAAGTGGAGGGTAAAACTTCTCTTCATAAGGACCTAAAGCAGAAACGGCGTGAGCAGCGGgaacagagagagaagaggagggaGGCGAAGGAGCAGGAGCTGCAGCGCTTACGGGCCCTGCAGGAGGAGCGCGAGAGGAAGATGGCAGAGCTGGAGCTGCTGAAGGAGGCGCAGAGGCAGGCGCAGGCGCTGCTGGAGCAGGACGAACTCCGCAGACGACAGCAACACGAACAACTCCAGCAGGCCCTGGAGATCCAACTCAAAGAGGCTGAAGAg GCGCGGGCGAGCATGCAGGCTGAGATGGCGCTGAAGGAGGCTGAGGCTGAGAGACAGAGAAAACGAATCAAAGAACTGGAGGCCATGCAGCAGCGGCTGGAGGAGGCGTTACAACAGGAAATCAAAGCCAGGCAGGACGAAGAGGCCTTCCGCTACGCACAGGCTCG GCTACTGgctgaggaagaggagaagaTGAAGGCCCTTATGTCTCTCCGTGAGGAGCAGGAGGAATATATCCAGCGTGCCCAGCGGGAGAAACAAGAGCTCAAACAGGAAATGGAAAGTAAGTCTCGATCTCTGGAGGAGGCACAGATGCAGCTGGAGGAGGTCAGAGCCAATCGCCACCGAGTGGACCAGGATGTGGTG GCTGCTCAAAGGAAGCTTCGTCAGGCCAGCACCAATGTTAAACACTGGAATGTTCAGATGAACAGATTAATGCATCCAATTGGACCAGGAGGTACGCACATTACCTTAGGGTTAG AAAAGCGGCCCTCAGGAAGCGGATCTTTTTCCAGCTTTCGCGTCCCTTCGCAGAAGGATTCAGGACTACGTTTGAGGCAGAAATCAGATGAGCAGGATGAGGAAAGCAAAGAAAACGTGGAAAGCAGAGGAGGGTGTGAATCTGACAAGCGTTTGTCTACAAATGGAGATATGGAAATACCTTAA